DNA from Terriglobia bacterium:
AGCTAAGCAAAACACCGGATTCGTGCCGAATCTTGACTCTCTTGTTTCCGCGATAGTAGTCCTTCAAACGATCGGTCATGTAAGTGTATTCAATGACGTTGTTCGCCTGGGTCCGGGTCCAGAGAAAGTTGTTGAGGGCTTTGATTCGAGGGTCTTCCGCTGCCAAGACGGCGGCCGAGGTGGAGACGATCAGCCACAGGCATCCGAGGGCGTTTTTCCAGTGAGTCCGGAATCGTTCAGTCATCCATGTGCGCATTAGGTCGAATCCCCTGCGTTCAATAAGAACTGGTTGTGTGGTTCCAAAGGTTCAGGGACCAGATTTTGTACAACAGGTATAGCATCATGACAATGGCGAGAAGAAGGAGCCCCCGAAATTGTACACGCTCAATTTTCACGAGTGTTTTCCCTGACCACATCGACGTTGTAATAATAGGTCTTCAATATGGATTCGAAGTTCTGCCCTTCTCGCGCCAGCCCGTAGGCCCCGGTTTGACACATCCCGACACCATGTCCCCATCCGCGGCCAATGAATACGAAGGCCTCAATCTTGCCTCGACGGTCGCGCTCCCGGTCCAGGATGAACAGACTATCTTTCAGTCCCAGGGCGGATTTTACCTCCAACCCCTTGAGGGTAAAATTCTGCTTTCGGCCCTTGACCTTCAATTCAATCACTCGGCTTGAAATCCCGTATTCCACCGGCTCCAGGTCGACAAGTTCATCGAGGGGCAACGTCTTGCGCAGGATTTTTTCGAGATCCGCGCGTGTGACATGAACCGTCCATTTCAGATGGTAGCCTGACACCTCCACCAGCCGCGGATCAATCTCACTGGCGTTTTCGGGAGGGCAGGAGGCGCTTCGCAAGTAGGGCGCATCCATGGTTCGAAAAATGTTCTTCGCATCTTCCGTGTGCCCCCCGCACGTGGAGGTGTAGAGTGAGTCGATCAACTCGCCGTGGTATTCTATCACGATCCCCCGGGTGGCCTCGACGGCCTCGGTGCTGAGAGGCCTTTCCGAGTCGGCCCCGCGATACACCTGGCAGGCGATCGTGGCACAGAGCTGATACCCTTCGCGCCGGAACCTCCCCTCATTCTTCAGGGCATAGGTTCTTGCCGCGACGGCCTGAGCTTTGAGGGCTTCGATGGCATCGAACTTCGAAGGAGGCATTTCATTAGGAACCACACCTTTCAGATAATCATCCAGGTCAAGGATGTTCACGACATTGAATTTTCCGCGCGCATTTTCGACGAGTTCGATCGTTCCGCGATAGGCGAGGTGGTCAAACGTGAGAAGGTCTTGGGGGTCCTGGGGCGATATCCTCAAAAGGCCCACGGGTGCAAGCCGGGGATCAGGAAGCGCCACACTCGCCAGCCCACGGTCTCCTTCGGTATGAATTTCCAGGGTTGAGGTAGCGATCGCCGGTGGAGCAGGTCGAATTTCTGAACGGCGGGCGTCCGCCGGAACACGGATGCCCTCTTCGCTGGCGATCCAGCCTTCGGCGTATCCGGCCTCCTGCAATTGCTCTCCGAGTTCTTCTGCTTCTACCCGCGAAGCACACTCTCCCACCCGGACCCGATAAGTTCCTGTGGAGTCGTTGTAGGTGATGGTGACGGGAACCTCGAATCGGGATTCGAGTTCCCGCTTCAAGGAGTCGGCCCGGCTGGCCTCGCGAAAGGAGGCAACCTGAATTCGATAGATGGGACCTTTCCGCGTGAGGTTAGCGGAGGCAGCTTGGACCGACGGGTTGCTTTCAACTTGCGAGGACAATAACGAGAGGGCGACCCGACGTTCTGCCACATTCGAAGGCTGGTTCGCTTCCAGGAGATTTTCGATTAAGAGTCTCCCTTTGGATGTAATTTGAACGGTGCGGAGATCGTTGGCCAAGCCGATTCGGATCCATCGCGGGATGCCGCGGGAGACCGGCTTGGCTGCGGGTGCAGTTTCTGCTTTGGGTTCAACTTCCGCTGGAGCCGGGCGCGGCGCCTTCGGTTCCTTTGGAGCGGGAGGAGGCTGTGAAGGACCCCCCGCGGAGGCGGTCGGGGGATGCGGGACAGGGGGTGGTACGGGACGCGATTTACATGCATCGGCGAGGAAAGCGATGGGAAGGAGCACGAAGATGAGGACGCGACGGAATTGATCCATTCATCTACCCTGTCCATCCAGACCCATAGTCGTCTTCTCCATGGCCGCAGCTCGCTTGAAGCGTCCCATTGAGCATTCTTCTTGCCCTACGTTCGCGGAGACAGATTATACAGGTAGGTGTACTGAAGTGTAATGTGATCACCCGGAAAATAATTGGGCAGGGCCGGCAAAGGGGTCGACATATTTAGCGAACCCACTGCGGCATTATCATAAGGACCGGTTCCGGACCGGGCCACCACGTTCATGTTGAGGATCCGGCCGTTCTTCTGAATATCGAAGACAATGGTCACACGCCCTTTGCGCCCCGTGTAAATCAACTCCGGAATCAGGGAGTACCAGTTTGCCCGGACAATGAAATAGATGCGGCGCAAATAAGGGTCGAGATCGACCCCGTAGGTATCGGAGAGAATGATGGGCTCATCGATGCTCAAATCAGGTCGCTGGCCGCTTTGCGGTCCCTTCAGCCCCGATCCCGATCCCATCCCCCCCGCCCCGCGGTTTTTGGCCGATTCGCGCATGGCATCTTCCAGGCTCTTCCCTGCAGACTCACCTGGAATTTTCAAATCACTCCTGCCTTTCCTGTCCAAGGAGCTCAGGTCCTCCAGGGTTGGCCCCTGGGGGACATTCAATTTCGCCTGGTCCTGAGGCTCGGTCTGAACCCCTCCTTTTTGTTGCTGCCCGGGAGGAGGCTCCACAGGCTTTTGCAGTTGTGCTGTGTCCGGCTTGGGCAACGGTTCCTGCTTGACGATTGGAGGAGCCTCAAATCCGCCACCGGGTTTGGGGGTGGTGGGAGGAGGCGCGGAGAGGTGGCCTCGCACGGGGGGCGGAGGCAGCGCCGGCTTTGGTTCTTCAAATGGTGGAGGGGCAACAAGTTCCGTCAGTTCCTGCTGTTTTTCCTGAACCGGCGGCTCGGACTTCAAAAAGGACAGAAATTTCGGATTCACGACGACGACGATGACGAATACGAGGTGGAGGATGATGGAAAATAGAACAGACTCCCGCCGCCGCGCCGAGTCGCGTTCCTTTTCGAGCAGGATAATCAGGTGGAGCTCTTCCGTTTTTGGCATGCTCAGTCTATAAAAAACCCATATTCAGCTGGCATTTTATCATTAATTGGATTTCTCAGGTTGGGCAGGAGGAGATTCCTTCCAAGTTCGCATCGCTCCGATGTTTTGAAAGGGCCATGCCGAACCGCCTGGTTCAATGGAGTGCCCGAGGGGACGACCGCGGACCCTAGACGCCGCCGTGTTTGAATTCGACGGCAAAGTATGCTGCCCTGAATAGCGCTTCCGCAGGATGGTCATTTTTGCCTGTCGAACCCGAGATTTCACACTCGTCAGGTCAGACCATCCCAGACAGGGCGGTTTGTCTGTGCCTCCTGCATTTTAAATGTCCAATTTCAGGGTTTTCCACGCTTTCCGGGACTTCAACCCGGTCGCACCTTTCTTTGGATGCAAAGTAGGACGTAGAAGTTTCGCGGGAGGTTACGGCGGGATCTCAATGGAAGGACCGAAAGAGCGCTCAATCCGGTCTAATTTGTTCCTAACGCGATGCTGGAGTGCTCCTTGATTTTCCTGGCAATGTCTGACGCCACTTTCAACGCCCGTCGTCCCTCCTCACCGGTCACGACTGGTACGGACCGGTTCCGCACGGCCTGCACAAAGGACTCCAATTCCAGCTTCAGAGGTTCCTCCAGAGGGGCCGCCACCCTGCGCCCGTCAATCTTCGCCTCCCCATTTTCGCTGCGGCCGAGGTTCAGAACCAACATTTCCTGGCGGGTGTAATCGATGGATACATAATCGTTAGGCTGAAAAAACCTTAGTTTACGGACCTTCTCGGTGGAGACGCGGGAAGCCGTGAGGTTGGCGACGCAGCCGTTTGTGAATTCGAGACGCACATTGGCGATATCGACCCGGGGCGTGAGGATCGGAAGTCCAACGGCTCGAATGTCTGCCACCTCTGCTTCAACAAACGAAAGCACGATGTCAAGGTCGTGGATCATCAGGTCGAGCACCACATCGACATCCAGGCTTCGCGGAGTAAACAGGCTCAGCCGGTGCACTTCGAAGAACTTGGGCCCCTTGAGAATCTTTCTTGCTGCGGTGACTGCCGGGTTGAATCGTTCGACGTGCCCCACCTGCAAAACGCGCCGATGAGTCCGTGCGGCCTCGATCAACCCGTCGGCGTGTTCGACGGAGTCCGCGATCGGCTTTTCCACCAGAACGTCGATCCCTTGTTCAAGAAGCCGAGTTCCGATTGAGGCGTGATCGACCGTAGGAACAGCCAGGCTGACGGCATCCACCCGATCAAACAACTTTTCAAAATCGTCAAAGGCATGCGTATGATTCGCCGACGCAATTTCCTCGGCTCGCGCCAGGTTGGTGTCCGCCACCCCGACCAATTCCACGCCGGCCATCTGTGAATAGATCCTCACGTGGTGCCGGCCAAGACTCCCGACGCCGATCACCCCCACACGAAGTTTCTGTGATTCTGAACTCATGCGTTTTGTCTCCGGGAAAGCCATGAAAGCGGGAAATGATTAATAGGTGCCGGGTATCAGGTGCCGGGTTTCAGGTAGCGGAGGCCGGGAGCCAGAAGACGGAAGTCAGATGCCTGAAGCCAGAAGTCAGAAGTCGCACAAAAAGTGAACATTATCTTGACTGCGAATTTGGAAGTCTTAACTTTGAACTTGGAACTTTGAACTGGCTTTTTAGACTTTGAACCTTGAACCTTGAACCTTGAACTTGGAACTTGGAACTTGGAACTGGCCTTTTAGACTTTGAACCTTGAACTTGCTTCAAGGCGGGAATGCCTCGATGGTGATTTCCTTTTCGTTTGCCAGGGCCAGCAGCTCGTCGCGGTTGAGCAACAGCGTTTTTCCAGCGTCGAGTGCCAGGGCCGAGGCGTTGGATTCCGCCATGAGCTCGATCGTGGCCTTTCCCACGACCGGCACATCAAACCGCATGTCCTGGTTCGGCTTGCTGACTTTGACCACCGTCATCCGTCCCCCCCGACTCAGCTCCCCCGCACGTCGGATGACGGCGTCCGTTCCTTCCATGGCCTCAATCGCGATGCATGCGCAGTTCCTGACCACCACACACTGCCCGAGATCCATCCCGGCAATCGCCTTGGCGATCCCGCGCCCGTACTCGATGTCGGCCTTCTCTTCGGAATTGGGTTTGCGCCGGGTGAGAACACCCGGTTGAGGAATCAAATCCTTCAGAAAAAATGTGGAATCGATGAGATCGATTCCTTCATCGGAGAGAACCCTTGCCACCCCTCCGATCAAAGCGTCGGTGTTCTTATGTTTCAGACTGGTGAGAAGCTTCAATAATCGCCAGTCGGGCTTGATGGAGCTGAAAATGATCTTATGTTTCACCTGTCCCGCCATGATGGCCTTCGTGACACCTTCCTTCTTGAACCACTGGATCAAGCCGGAGAGATCGGCGATGGAAAGCCAGTGGATGCTCCTGGCCTCGCTCTGTAATTCGGGGAAGGCCTCTTCTTTGATCGCGGCCACGACCAGTTCATGGCCCTGGCGCCGCGCGGCACGGAGAACGAGAAAGGGAAACTGTCCATTGCCTGCAATCAATCCAAATCTTTCCATGGCACACTCGATCGGTAGGGTTGGCCGGTGGATCGTCGCTGCTTATTTTATTACCCCACGTTCGGAGGATTCGACAAAGTCGATCAAAATTTTCACCTCCTCCGACAGGTTCTTCTCAATCTTTATTTTCTTGAGAGCTTGGGACGTATTCAGTTTTTCAGCCAGAAGCACGTGGAACGCTCGATGTAGCTGGCCGATTGCTTCCGTGGTCAATCCTCTTCGCTTGAGTCCCAACGAGTTTACCCCATAGGCATGGGTTCCCCGTTCGCTCACGGTCTTGGAGTAGGGAAGGACATCCCTTGTGATGACGGAGTATCCCCCAACGAACCCGTGAGGTCCAATCCGGCAGAACTGGTGGACGCCGCTGAACGCGCCCACCGTGGCATAGTCCCCAATGGTAACGTGCCCTGCCAGGGTTGCGGCATTGCCCAGGATGATGTGGCTTCCAAGGTGGCAATCGTGGGCCACATGCACATAGGCCATAAAATAGTTGTGGTCTTCAATTGAAGTAATACCGCCGCCCTGTTCGGTTCCGCGATGCACGGTGACAAATTCCCGGAACGTATTATGGTCTCCAATCTTCAAGGAGGTGGGCCCTCCACTGTATTTCAGGTCCTGGGGAGGATGACCGATGGAGGCAAAGGGGAAAAACCTGCAATGAGACCCAATCCTGGTGGGACCTTCCATCGAGACGTGAGCGCCGATCTCGGTGAAATCGCCGATGGAAACATCTTCACCAAGGATTGAAAAAGGGCCGACAGCAACTCCCTTTCCCAGCTTGGCCTTGCGATGGATGACGGCGGTCGGATGGATTAAACGTGTCTTCAAGTGAGGGGATTCAACTCCTTATGATGGAGATTCGCCTGCCTCCCTGTCGGTGAGCGCCGGTATTTTCTCCGGGCTAATCCTGCGCCTTCTCTCGAT
Protein-coding regions in this window:
- a CDS encoding TonB C-terminal domain-containing protein yields the protein MPKTEELHLIILLEKERDSARRRESVLFSIILHLVFVIVVVVNPKFLSFLKSEPPVQEKQQELTELVAPPPFEEPKPALPPPPVRGHLSAPPPTTPKPGGGFEAPPIVKQEPLPKPDTAQLQKPVEPPPGQQQKGGVQTEPQDQAKLNVPQGPTLEDLSSLDRKGRSDLKIPGESAGKSLEDAMRESAKNRGAGGMGSGSGLKGPQSGQRPDLSIDEPIILSDTYGVDLDPYLRRIYFIVRANWYSLIPELIYTGRKGRVTIVFDIQKNGRILNMNVVARSGTGPYDNAAVGSLNMSTPLPALPNYFPGDHITLQYTYLYNLSPRT
- a CDS encoding SpoIID/LytB domain-containing protein, translated to MDQFRRVLIFVLLPIAFLADACKSRPVPPPVPHPPTASAGGPSQPPPAPKEPKAPRPAPAEVEPKAETAPAAKPVSRGIPRWIRIGLANDLRTVQITSKGRLLIENLLEANQPSNVAERRVALSLLSSQVESNPSVQAASANLTRKGPIYRIQVASFREASRADSLKRELESRFEVPVTITYNDSTGTYRVRVGECASRVEAEELGEQLQEAGYAEGWIASEEGIRVPADARRSEIRPAPPAIATSTLEIHTEGDRGLASVALPDPRLAPVGLLRISPQDPQDLLTFDHLAYRGTIELVENARGKFNVVNILDLDDYLKGVVPNEMPPSKFDAIEALKAQAVAARTYALKNEGRFRREGYQLCATIACQVYRGADSERPLSTEAVEATRGIVIEYHGELIDSLYTSTCGGHTEDAKNIFRTMDAPYLRSASCPPENASEIDPRLVEVSGYHLKWTVHVTRADLEKILRKTLPLDELVDLEPVEYGISSRVIELKVKGRKQNFTLKGLEVKSALGLKDSLFILDRERDRRGKIEAFVFIGRGWGHGVGMCQTGAYGLAREGQNFESILKTYYYNVDVVRENTREN
- the lpxA gene encoding acyl-ACP--UDP-N-acetylglucosamine O-acyltransferase, which gives rise to MHPTAVIHRKAKLGKGVAVGPFSILGEDVSIGDFTEIGAHVSMEGPTRIGSHCRFFPFASIGHPPQDLKYSGGPTSLKIGDHNTFREFVTVHRGTEQGGGITSIEDHNYFMAYVHVAHDCHLGSHIILGNAATLAGHVTIGDYATVGAFSGVHQFCRIGPHGFVGGYSVITRDVLPYSKTVSERGTHAYGVNSLGLKRRGLTTEAIGQLHRAFHVLLAEKLNTSQALKKIKIEKNLSEEVKILIDFVESSERGVIK
- the lpxI gene encoding UDP-2,3-diacylglucosamine diphosphatase LpxI (LpxI, functionally equivalent to LpxH, replaces it in LPS biosynthesis in a minority of bacteria.) gives rise to the protein MERFGLIAGNGQFPFLVLRAARRQGHELVVAAIKEEAFPELQSEARSIHWLSIADLSGLIQWFKKEGVTKAIMAGQVKHKIIFSSIKPDWRLLKLLTSLKHKNTDALIGGVARVLSDEGIDLIDSTFFLKDLIPQPGVLTRRKPNSEEKADIEYGRGIAKAIAGMDLGQCVVVRNCACIAIEAMEGTDAVIRRAGELSRGGRMTVVKVSKPNQDMRFDVPVVGKATIELMAESNASALALDAGKTLLLNRDELLALANEKEITIEAFPP
- a CDS encoding Gfo/Idh/MocA family oxidoreductase, which translates into the protein MSSESQKLRVGVIGVGSLGRHHVRIYSQMAGVELVGVADTNLARAEEIASANHTHAFDDFEKLFDRVDAVSLAVPTVDHASIGTRLLEQGIDVLVEKPIADSVEHADGLIEAARTHRRVLQVGHVERFNPAVTAARKILKGPKFFEVHRLSLFTPRSLDVDVVLDLMIHDLDIVLSFVEAEVADIRAVGLPILTPRVDIANVRLEFTNGCVANLTASRVSTEKVRKLRFFQPNDYVSIDYTRQEMLVLNLGRSENGEAKIDGRRVAAPLEEPLKLELESFVQAVRNRSVPVVTGEEGRRALKVASDIARKIKEHSSIALGTN